In Burkholderia contaminans, the following proteins share a genomic window:
- the fliP gene encoding flagellar type III secretion system pore protein FliP (The bacterial flagellar biogenesis protein FliP forms a type III secretion system (T3SS)-type pore required for flagellar assembly.) codes for MKHAFLHRAARFAPVLILCLAPALAYAQANGLPAFNTSPGPHGGTTYSLSVQTMLLLTMLSFLPAMLLMMTSFTRIIIVLSLLRQALGTATTPPNQVLVGLAMFLTFFVMSPVLDRAYNDGYKPFSDGSMPMEQAVQRGVAPFKTFMLKQTRETDLALFAKISKAAPMQGPEDVPLSLLVPAFVTSELKTGFQIGFTVFIPFLIIDMVVASVLMSMGMMMVSPSTVSLPFKLMLFVLVDGWQLLIGSLAQSFT; via the coding sequence ATGAAACACGCTTTCCTGCATCGCGCGGCGCGCTTCGCGCCCGTGCTGATCCTCTGCCTTGCCCCCGCGCTCGCGTATGCGCAGGCGAACGGCCTGCCCGCGTTCAATACAAGTCCGGGCCCGCACGGCGGCACCACGTATTCGCTGAGCGTGCAGACGATGCTGCTGCTCACGATGCTGTCGTTCCTGCCGGCGATGCTGCTGATGATGACGAGCTTCACGCGCATCATCATCGTGCTGTCGCTGCTGCGCCAGGCGCTCGGCACCGCGACGACGCCGCCGAACCAGGTGCTCGTCGGCCTCGCGATGTTCCTCACCTTCTTCGTGATGTCGCCGGTGCTCGACCGTGCGTACAACGACGGCTACAAGCCGTTCTCCGACGGCTCGATGCCGATGGAGCAGGCGGTGCAGCGCGGCGTCGCGCCGTTCAAGACCTTCATGCTGAAGCAGACCCGCGAGACCGATCTCGCGCTGTTCGCGAAGATCTCGAAGGCCGCGCCGATGCAGGGGCCCGAGGACGTGCCGCTGTCGCTGCTGGTGCCGGCATTCGTCACGAGCGAGCTGAAGACCGGCTTCCAGATCGGCTTCACGGTGTTCATCCCGTTCCTGATCATCGACATGGTCGTCGCGAGCGTGCTGATGTCGATGGGGATGATGATGGTGTCGCCGTCCACCGTATCGCTGCCGTTCAAGCTGATGCTGTTCGTGCTGGTCGACGGCTGGCAGCTGCTGATCGGCTCGCTCGCGCAGAGCTTTACGTAA